TCTTCAAACTGTTCATGGAATTTGTGAATCATGTATGGCTTTGAGTAAAGTACCAGGATTGTAGATAGCACATAAATCATTATTGCAAATGGTGATGCCAAGCCATCCAACAAGAAACCAAATTCGCCAAACTGTTCTGTCCATGGATAATGTTCCTCTACAGTTCCAGAAAGTGCGGCATTAATTACAAGAACTGTGGTGTAAAGTAAAATTGCAAATGTAAACCACATTGCAGGTGTAGGACCTACTTTTCTTCCAATGATGTAAGCAATTGGAGATAGAAGTAACGGCAAGAAAACTGCCTGTAATAACGCATATTCCATTAGCCTTTCAAACTCCTAAAGTCTGCAATATCGACATTTTGATACATACGATAAGCAACAATAATCAACGATAACCCAACTGCTACTTCTGCCGCGGCAATTGCGATTGAGAATAAAGCCAAAGTCTGACCACCACTGTGAGGTAAAAATCTACCAAAGGCCACAAGGTTAAGATTTGCAGCATTGATGATTATTTCAACTGCAAACAACATTCGAATAAAGTTACGTTTTACTGCAAGACCGTAAATTCCTATGCCCAGTAAAGCAACAGATACAAGGGTAAAATCAACTAGTTCGCTGGTCATTCTCCACATCCTCACGTTTGGCTAAAACTAATGCGCCAGTTACAGAACCGGCTAAAATTAATCCCATCAATATCAATGCAGGCCAATAATAGGTCACAAAGTCTGTACCAATATCTCTAAAATCAACTGGAGGTTCATCAGTAG
The nucleotide sequence above comes from Nitrosopumilus sp.. Encoded proteins:
- the nuoK gene encoding NADH-quinone oxidoreductase subunit NuoK, yielding MTSELVDFTLVSVALLGIGIYGLAVKRNFIRMLFAVEIIINAANLNLVAFGRFLPHSGGQTLALFSIAIAAAEVAVGLSLIIVAYRMYQNVDIADFRSLKG